GCTGCTCCCTCAATTCTCTGTGCTCCAGGGCGGCATCCATTCCTGGCCACCGCGCGGCGGGTTCGCCGCCCCGCTTGTCCCTGTCCATGTTGGACCCCTTTCGGGGCGGGGCGCTGGTCCCGGCGCGCCGGGACGCGGGGCAAGCCCCGCGGCGAACCCACCGCGTATAACCTTGCTTAGGTGACTTCGAGGCGGCCGACAAGGTCGAGCGCCCTGGCGCAGCCCAATCGGCGAAGCGCCTCGCCCAGTCCCTCGGCCAGCGTGCGCCCGGTCTCCGGATTGACGAAGTTGGCCGTCCCGACCGCGACCGCCGTCGCCCCCGCGCGGAGGAACTCGATCACGTCCTCGACGAACTGGACGCCGCCGAGTCCCATAATCGCCACTCCCTTCGCCGACGCCACCTCCTGCCACACGCGGCGAACCATCCAGATCGCCACCGGCTTGATGGCCGGCCCCGAAAGGCCGCCCGTCACGTTCGAGAGCCGCGGCCGGCCCGTCCACGGATCGATCGCCAGGCCGCGCAGCGTGTTGATGAGGCTGAGGGCGTCGGCCCCGGCGTCCACGGCCGCCCGCGCCGTCACGGCGATGTCCGTCACGTTCGGGCTGAGTTTCACGATGAGCGTCGCCCGCGCGACCTCGTGCCGAACGGCCTCGACGAGTGCCCCCAGCGTCCTCGGGTCCACGCCGAACTCGATCCCGCCTTCCTTGACGTTCGGACACGAGACGTTCAATTCGATCCCCGCGACGCCCTCGGCCGCATCGAGCGCCCGCGCCACGCGGACGTACTCGTCGCGCGTCGCGCCCGCGACGTTGACGATGA
The window above is part of the Planctomycetota bacterium genome. Proteins encoded here:
- a CDS encoding dihydroorotate dehydrogenase produces the protein MSDAQVDLAVTVGKIRMKNPIATASGCSGYGEELAAFYDLGLLGAIVTKSITLEPRDGHPPPRLVETRAGMLNAIGLANVGLEAFLAEKLPALARYDVPVIVNVAGATRDEYVRVARALDAAEGVAGIELNVSCPNVKEGGIEFGVDPRTLGALVEAVRHEVARATLIVKLSPNVTDIAVTARAAVDAGADALSLINTLRGLAIDPWTGRPRLSNVTGGLSGPAIKPVAIWMVRRVWQEVASAKGVAIMGLGGVQFVEDVIEFLRAGATAVAVGTANFVNPETGRTLAEGLGEALRRLGCARALDLVGRLEVT